In Legionella cardiaca, a genomic segment contains:
- the aroC gene encoding chorismate synthase gives MSGNTFGKLFTVTSFGESHGPALGCIVDGCPPGLPLTAEDIQPFLDKRKPGQSKYTTQRREEDKVEILSGVFEGLTTGTPIALLIKNSDQRSSDYNEIKDLFRPGHADFTYHHKYGFRDYRGGGRSSARETAARVAAGAIARLYLQRHLGIKIRGYLQQMGIIPIDFVSEDDIDNNPFFCPNQHQVETLADYIDQLRRQGDSVGARVKVAAYNVPVGLGDPVFDKLDAMIAYAMMSINAVKGVEIGAGFNAVQQLGSEHRDEMTKTGFLTNNAGGILGGISTGQTIEVSMALKPTSSIIKPGKTISTQGEEVTVVTKGRHDPCVGIRAVPIAEAMLALVLMDHYLRHKAQNK, from the coding sequence ATGAGTGGAAATACATTCGGTAAATTATTTACAGTTACTAGTTTTGGTGAAAGTCATGGACCCGCTTTGGGGTGTATTGTTGATGGTTGTCCACCTGGATTACCGCTGACGGCTGAAGATATTCAACCCTTCCTCGATAAGCGCAAACCTGGTCAGTCTAAATATACCACGCAACGACGGGAAGAAGATAAAGTTGAAATTTTATCAGGGGTTTTTGAAGGGTTAACAACAGGGACCCCTATCGCCTTACTCATAAAAAACAGCGATCAACGTTCCAGTGATTATAACGAGATTAAAGATTTGTTTCGTCCCGGTCACGCTGATTTTACCTATCATCATAAATATGGATTTCGGGATTATCGTGGTGGAGGGCGCTCTTCTGCACGAGAAACAGCAGCAAGAGTCGCGGCAGGAGCTATTGCAAGGCTTTATTTGCAACGACATCTTGGCATTAAAATTCGTGGGTATTTACAACAAATGGGAATAATTCCTATTGATTTTGTCAGTGAAGACGATATTGATAATAACCCTTTTTTTTGCCCCAACCAGCATCAGGTTGAAACACTAGCTGATTATATTGATCAGTTACGTAGACAAGGTGATTCTGTCGGGGCTCGAGTAAAAGTCGCGGCTTATAATGTTCCTGTCGGGTTAGGAGACCCTGTATTTGATAAACTTGATGCAATGATTGCCTATGCCATGATGTCTATTAATGCTGTCAAAGGAGTAGAAATCGGAGCAGGCTTTAACGCCGTGCAACAGTTAGGTAGTGAACATCGTGATGAAATGACAAAGACGGGTTTTCTAACTAACAATGCAGGAGGTATTTTGGGAGGAATTTCTACAGGACAGACTATAGAGGTTAGTATGGCTTTAAAGCCAACCTCAAGTATTATCAAGCCCGGAAAAACCATCAGTACCCAAGGTGAAGAAGTCACGGTAGTGACGAAAGGACGTCATGACCCATGCGTTGGTATTCGAGCAGTACCTATTGCTGAGGCGATGTTGGCTTTGGTATTAATGGATCATTACCTTAGACATAAAGCACAAAATAAATAA
- the ankH gene encoding Dot/Icm T4SS effector AnkH/LegA3, whose amino-acid sequence MTIANDIISCRMPEFDFYVSQGESLDDIDEYGFTPLIECAITQQPKIAEQLIARGVNINKADVTGRTPLHWAVDNNDLEMTRLLLSHGADPNAYTRFGLAVLVYPVLRGQDKLKHLLYQHGAKLDFALDFINGKLLGHRFELTGDVDIVNAQGEFIELDYEGFMLEFTVAVVKDSLRRFTSSYSTRHLRTHFPYLYQIMDAFGAAAELLKFQQHRFLTDTHKKQLAWLVESPMLILPAASRGHALGFVRYKQWWAKIDRGENSLKEGSVNIYHISQPEIINVNFLQEFLFKKQSRNYFHQTINKKLGLQPVLQIPISSQIAGNCSWANIQAIIPVAYALQELDEKPLAEFNSDRVLSLYNTWVEWDKDRALDECVHRFYLANPVRKASFASMLAAVLFQACDYSNSHHLERAEKILTILTLPDYYYILYSYLEEYCIKRLTRRGNNLLKLLDDCGVNPNIGITPIATGLKDRS is encoded by the coding sequence ATGACCATCGCCAATGACATCATCAGTTGCCGTATGCCTGAATTTGACTTCTATGTAAGTCAAGGTGAGTCTTTGGATGATATTGATGAATATGGTTTTACTCCTCTTATTGAATGCGCTATTACTCAACAGCCAAAAATTGCTGAACAATTGATAGCTCGTGGCGTCAACATAAATAAAGCCGATGTAACTGGTCGTACGCCGCTGCATTGGGCAGTGGACAATAATGATTTGGAAATGACACGTTTGCTGTTAAGTCATGGTGCCGATCCGAATGCTTATACTCGCTTTGGTCTTGCGGTACTAGTTTATCCTGTTTTAAGAGGGCAGGATAAACTCAAGCATCTGCTTTATCAGCATGGCGCTAAACTGGATTTTGCTCTTGATTTTATTAATGGCAAGCTATTGGGACATCGATTTGAACTGACAGGGGATGTGGATATCGTCAATGCTCAAGGTGAATTCATTGAGCTTGATTACGAAGGATTTATGTTGGAATTTACGGTTGCTGTGGTGAAGGATTCATTACGACGTTTTACCAGCAGTTATTCCACTCGTCATCTTCGCACTCATTTTCCTTATTTATATCAAATCATGGATGCTTTCGGGGCAGCGGCGGAATTATTAAAATTCCAACAGCACCGATTTTTAACGGATACTCACAAGAAACAGCTGGCGTGGTTAGTGGAATCGCCCATGCTTATTTTGCCCGCTGCCAGCCGCGGTCACGCGCTAGGTTTTGTACGCTATAAACAATGGTGGGCGAAAATTGATAGAGGAGAGAATAGCTTAAAAGAAGGCAGTGTGAATATTTATCATATTTCGCAACCTGAGATAATTAACGTGAATTTTTTACAAGAATTCCTCTTTAAAAAACAAAGTCGCAATTATTTTCATCAGACCATCAATAAAAAACTAGGTTTACAGCCTGTATTACAAATCCCAATAAGTTCTCAAATTGCCGGTAATTGCTCTTGGGCAAATATACAAGCTATTATCCCCGTTGCTTATGCTCTGCAAGAGTTAGACGAAAAACCGCTTGCTGAATTTAATTCGGATAGGGTCCTGTCATTATATAATACCTGGGTGGAGTGGGATAAAGATCGAGCATTAGATGAATGTGTGCACCGCTTTTATTTGGCAAATCCTGTTCGCAAGGCAAGTTTTGCATCAATGTTAGCTGCTGTTCTTTTTCAGGCTTGTGACTACAGTAATAGTCATCATCTGGAGCGTGCGGAAAAAATTCTTACCATCCTGACCTTGCCAGACTATTATTACATTCTTTATAGCTATTTGGAGGAGTATTGTATTAAACGTTTAACGCGTCGCGGCAATAATTTGTTAAAGCTGCTTGATGATTGTGGTGTTAATCCTAATATTGGTATCACGCCAATTGCAACAGGCCTTAAAGACCGATCTTAA
- the prmB gene encoding 50S ribosomal protein L3 N(5)-glutamine methyltransferase — translation MTDPYKMASADFATIIDFLRFGLSQANANDLYFGHGTDNAWDDIFSLVLESLHLPLDVNPSLLQARLSATEKEFLAKQLSRRIVDKIPVPYLTNNAYFCELPFYVDERVLIPRSPIAELIKQQFSPWLIAERVERVLDLCTGSGCIAIACSYAFPEAIVDAVDISTEALEVAAINCERHGVQDTVNLIESDCWAKVPAVRYDLIVSNPPYVGADEMQTLPTEYYHEPRLALEASNNGLAIVEKILAKAHDYLTDDGILVVEVGNSELALEEAFPHVPFTWLEFEYGGQGVFLLTCQQLKTYFSPQGN, via the coding sequence ATGACTGATCCTTATAAAATGGCTTCGGCTGATTTTGCAACGATTATTGATTTTCTCCGCTTTGGATTAAGCCAGGCTAATGCCAATGATCTTTATTTTGGCCATGGGACTGATAATGCGTGGGACGACATATTCTCATTGGTTCTTGAAAGTTTACATTTGCCACTCGATGTAAATCCTTCGCTTTTGCAAGCACGATTGAGTGCTACAGAGAAAGAGTTTCTTGCTAAACAACTGTCACGACGTATTGTTGATAAAATTCCAGTACCCTATTTAACGAATAACGCCTATTTCTGCGAATTACCCTTTTATGTGGATGAACGGGTCTTAATTCCGCGCTCGCCAATAGCTGAATTGATTAAACAACAGTTTTCCCCATGGTTGATTGCCGAAAGGGTGGAGCGTGTACTTGATTTATGTACTGGAAGTGGTTGTATAGCTATTGCTTGTAGTTATGCTTTTCCTGAGGCTATTGTTGATGCTGTTGATATTTCAACGGAAGCACTGGAAGTGGCCGCTATCAATTGCGAACGTCATGGTGTCCAGGACACGGTGAACCTCATTGAATCCGATTGTTGGGCCAAAGTACCTGCAGTGCGCTATGATTTGATTGTTTCTAATCCTCCTTATGTTGGTGCAGACGAAATGCAAACACTGCCAACAGAGTATTATCACGAACCTCGGCTGGCTTTGGAGGCATCGAATAATGGGTTAGCTATCGTTGAAAAAATCTTGGCGAAAGCCCATGATTATCTTACAGACGACGGTATTTTAGTTGTAGAGGTCGGCAATAGTGAGTTGGCGTTGGAAGAGGCTTTTCCACATGTCCCATTTACCTGGCTCGAGTTTGAATATGGTGGACAAGGGGTATTCTTATTAACATGCCAACAGTTGAAAACTTATTTTTCGCCCCAAGGTAATTAA
- a CDS encoding Smr/MutS family protein has protein sequence MSNDFLSDEDKALFRRTVGVVKPLQKNKQVVVATERPQPPAAKPKELLPKLHGPSIYLSDYYSVEVQTNTILSYCSHSIPYKRMRELKSGQIKWETRLDLHGHKPEAAKETLIRFILEQSASGRRCLLIIHGKGSYSGEAPILKNLVNHWLRQFPQVLAFHSALGRDGGSGALYVLLKRQRQHEDD, from the coding sequence ATGTCTAATGATTTCTTGTCTGATGAAGACAAAGCTTTATTTCGTAGAACGGTAGGAGTCGTAAAACCCTTGCAAAAAAATAAGCAAGTTGTCGTCGCTACTGAAAGACCGCAGCCGCCAGCTGCCAAACCCAAAGAATTATTACCCAAACTCCATGGGCCCAGCATTTATTTATCTGATTATTATTCAGTAGAGGTACAAACAAACACCATTCTTTCTTATTGCAGCCATAGCATTCCCTACAAAAGAATGCGTGAACTGAAAAGCGGACAAATTAAGTGGGAAACACGCCTGGATTTACATGGACATAAACCTGAAGCAGCTAAAGAAACATTGATTAGATTTATCTTGGAACAAAGTGCCAGCGGTCGTCGTTGTTTACTCATTATTCACGGCAAAGGGAGTTACAGTGGTGAAGCTCCTATACTTAAAAATTTAGTTAATCATTGGCTACGGCAATTTCCACAGGTACTGGCCTTCCACAGTGCTTTAGGGCGTGACGGTGGCAGTGGTGCACTCTATGTGCTATTAAAACGTCAACGACAGCATGAGGATGACTAA
- a CDS encoding aspartate-semialdehyde dehydrogenase codes for MNRRLNIAVVGATGAVGETLLTVLEERDFPVDNLYPLASSRSVGKTVMFNNRQLDVEDLANFDFSKADIALFSAGGSVSKEYAPKAAAAGCIVVDNTSCFRYDNDIPLVVPEVNAYRISEYKNRGIIANPNCSTIQMVVALKPLHDAVGISRINVATYQAVSGTGKKAINELVTQIGELLNGRPIKSAVYPKQIAFNVLPHIDEFQENGYTREEMKMVWETKKIMEDDSILVNPTTVRVPVLYGHSEAIHLELKGPLTAAEARKLLSKAPGVKLIDDPNKLQYPTPITHAVGHDEVFVGRIRQDISHPNGLNLWVVADNIRKGAATNAVQIAEILQREYL; via the coding sequence ATGAATAGACGTTTAAATATTGCTGTTGTAGGCGCTACAGGGGCTGTTGGCGAGACTTTGTTAACGGTATTAGAAGAGCGAGATTTTCCAGTGGATAATCTTTATCCTTTAGCCAGTTCCCGCTCGGTTGGGAAGACAGTCATGTTTAATAACCGTCAATTAGATGTTGAAGACCTTGCGAATTTTGATTTTAGTAAAGCCGATATTGCTTTATTTTCTGCAGGCGGTTCTGTGTCTAAAGAGTATGCTCCTAAAGCTGCCGCAGCGGGTTGTATCGTTGTGGATAATACCTCCTGTTTTCGCTATGACAACGATATTCCTTTAGTTGTACCAGAAGTGAATGCCTATCGCATTAGCGAATATAAAAATCGCGGTATTATTGCAAACCCTAATTGCTCCACTATTCAAATGGTTGTGGCTTTGAAACCTTTACACGATGCTGTCGGTATTAGTCGTATTAATGTTGCCACTTATCAAGCAGTTTCGGGTACAGGTAAAAAAGCAATCAATGAATTAGTTACGCAAATTGGCGAATTGTTGAATGGACGACCTATTAAATCAGCGGTTTATCCCAAACAGATAGCGTTCAATGTACTGCCACATATTGATGAATTTCAGGAAAATGGCTATACCCGTGAAGAAATGAAAATGGTTTGGGAAACCAAGAAAATTATGGAAGATGATTCTATTTTGGTTAACCCAACTACTGTGCGGGTACCCGTGCTTTATGGTCATTCAGAGGCGATTCATCTGGAATTAAAGGGCCCCCTGACCGCTGCTGAAGCTCGTAAGCTTTTGAGCAAGGCGCCAGGTGTTAAATTAATTGATGATCCAAATAAATTACAATATCCAACACCAATAACTCATGCAGTTGGACATGATGAAGTATTTGTAGGACGTATCCGCCAAGATATTTCTCATCCAAATGGTTTAAACTTATGGGTAGTGGCCGATAATATTCGTAAGGGTGCTGCTACGAATGCAGTGCAAATTGCTGAAATTCTGCAGCGTGAATATTTATAA
- the udk gene encoding uridine kinase, which yields MSKQAIIIGISGPSASGKSLLANTIVNELGSEQVVVISEDAYYKDNSHLPFAEREKINYDHPDAFDHALLCEHLRNLQQGKSVDIPIYSHSKHIRLPDTRRVGQHAIIVLEGILLFSDKALREIMDIRIFMSTPLDVCLTRRLKRDVVERHRSFESVVHQYETTVRPMYLQFIEPSSRYADIIVPRGGENRIAIDMIQAKMRELLATHTSSLMKDRD from the coding sequence ATGAGTAAACAAGCCATTATTATCGGAATTTCCGGGCCTTCAGCCTCAGGAAAAAGCCTTTTAGCCAATACAATTGTTAATGAACTTGGTTCTGAACAAGTTGTGGTAATCTCTGAAGATGCTTATTACAAGGACAATAGCCATTTGCCGTTCGCTGAAAGAGAAAAAATTAACTACGACCACCCTGATGCATTTGATCATGCCTTGCTGTGTGAGCATTTGCGTAATCTGCAACAAGGGAAATCTGTAGATATTCCTATTTATTCGCATTCCAAGCATATTCGCTTGCCCGATACGCGCAGAGTAGGTCAGCATGCCATTATTGTCCTGGAAGGAATTCTTCTCTTTAGTGATAAAGCATTACGTGAAATAATGGACATTCGCATCTTTATGTCTACTCCTTTGGACGTCTGCCTCACACGTCGGCTAAAGCGAGATGTTGTTGAGCGTCATCGCTCTTTTGAATCTGTTGTTCATCAGTATGAAACCACGGTTAGACCGATGTACCTACAATTTATCGAACCATCCAGTCGTTATGCGGATATTATTGTTCCTCGTGGAGGAGAAAATCGTATAGCCATTGATATGATTCAAGCTAAAATGCGCGAATTACTCGCAACGCACACAAGTAGTTTAATGAAGGACAGAGATTAG